From a region of the Triticum aestivum cultivar Chinese Spring chromosome 7D, IWGSC CS RefSeq v2.1, whole genome shotgun sequence genome:
- the LOC123170201 gene encoding NAC domain-containing protein 35, which yields MTRSRPTTTMGGSVPDHHQQQHDGEVDGGQLQHGGEHVETVMPGFRFHPTEEELIEFYLRRKVDGKRFNIDLIASVDLYRYDPWDLPALASIGDKEWFFYVPRDRKYRNGDRPNRVTPSGYWKATGADRMVKVVEGNRSIGLKKTLVFYVGKAPKGLRSSWIMNEYRLPHGETERYQKEISLCRVYKRPGIDDNFHLTGTTTRSPGSRAAATRHSTAAHRTSVATHRQQPPVFVEGGGHHSSSALKAYNAHTTQGTNAAGTMASLSAAAAGAPPPAMFRSTASVASLSSTTSTEEDGTSLYHHHLKGHNNPAVMQLHSSTHATLLNTNSSAMATIPIDELSRAIGSYSQASNPNQPTAPLQGPLLNFPSLEKIWDWNPLLESPKVCTSFK from the exons ATGACTCGATCAAGGCCGACGACCACCATGGGGGGATCCGTACCagaccaccaccagcagcagcacgacggggAGGTGGACGGCGGGCAGCTgcagcacggcggcgagcacgtggAGACGGTGATGCCCGGGTTCCGTTTCCACCCGACGGAGGAGGAGCTGATCGAGTTCTACCTCCGTCGCAAGGTGGACGGCAAGCGCTTCAACATCGACCTCATCGCCTCCGTCGACCTCTACCGCTACGACCCATGGGATCTCCCCG CACTGGCGTCGATCGGGGACAAGGAGTGGTTCTTCTATGTGCCTCGGGACCGCAAGTACCGGAACGGCGACCGGCCGAACCGGGTGACGCCGTCAGGGTACTGGAAGGCCACGGGGGCGGACAGGATGGTGAAAGTCGTGGAGGGCAACCGCTCCATCGGCCTCAAGAAGACGCTCGTCTTCTACGTCGGCAAGGCACCCAAGGGCCTCCGCAGCAGCTGGATCATGAACGAGTACCGCCTGCCACACGGTGAAACCGAACGGTACCAAAAG GAAATTTCGCTCTGCCGGGTCTATAAACGCCCAGGGATTGACGACAACTTCCACCTCACCGGCACAACAACAAGGTCGCCTGGCTCCAGAGCGGCGGCAACCAGGCACAGTACAGCAGCGCACCGGACGTCAGTGGCAACTCATCGCCAGCAGCCGCCAGTGTTTGTCGAGGGTGGCGGTCACCACTCATCATCTGCTCTCAAGGCGTATAACGCGCACACGACCCAAGGAACAAATGCAGCCGGCACCATGGCATCACTGTCGGCGGCAGCGGCAGGGGCGCCGCCGCCGGCAATGTTTCGGTCGACGGCCTCTGTAGCCTCGCTGAGCTCCACGACCTCGACAGAGGAGGATGGCACATCGCTCTACCACCACCACCTCAAAGGACACAACAACCCAGCAGTAATGCAACTGCATTCTTCCACGCACGCCACGCTGCTCAACACCAATTCCTCGGCAATGGCGACCATCCCGATCGATGAGCTGAGTCGGGCGATTGGGTCCTACAGCCAAGCTTCAAACCCTAACCAGCCCACGGCGCCACTGCAAGGCCCTTTGCTTAACTTCCCTAGCTTGGAGAAGATCTGGGACTGGAACCCTCTCCTAGAATCTCCAAAGGTTTGCACAAGCTTCAAGTAA